A genomic segment from Geitlerinema sp. PCC 7407 encodes:
- the mrdA gene encoding penicillin-binding protein 2, translating into MTLTRPPLSKQPTANPRTVGQRFQSLIVMLMVSLLFAGGLAARLAYLQLIEGPRNRQLADNNRIRLIPKQPERGRILDRNGKELAGSRLSYSVFLWPIALNEKNRSQTLKRLSTIIKVPEAEIQKRLDQAGYNSPFLVRVARGISPAQVTAIEEFSHELAGVEVDAEAVRYYPNGDLAAHVLGYTGEMSDEELDRRRDEGYRLGDVIGQMGVEAAFEDRLRGEWGGQQVEVDGTGQVVRILGEKPTRAGGDVRLTLDVDLQKAAEAALGDTQGAIVAIDPNNGAVLAMVSRPTYDPNLFSTRISEEQWQRLQSEDTPFVNRALQGFPPASTFKIVTTAAAIESGKYSADTVLPTYPYIQAGGIQFWDWNRAGFGPQGFAGALKWSSDTFFYQIAMGIQGPTLIEWTRRFGFGRKTGIELSNEEAAGLVPDDAWKRKELNEGWFLGDSINMSIGQGFLQSTPLQVAVMFAVPANGGYLVKPHVLKDNEASRNWRQSLDLEPETLDVIRQGLRDVVDGGTGEALNVSNLPLVAGKSGTAEDPPRPSHTWFGAYAPLDKPEIVVVAFGENSGSGGGAFAAPKVRQVLEAYFNNPKRRQQGQ; encoded by the coding sequence ATGACCCTCACCAGACCTCCTCTCAGCAAGCAGCCAACGGCCAATCCCCGCACCGTCGGACAGCGCTTTCAATCCCTGATTGTCATGCTGATGGTAAGCCTGCTGTTCGCCGGAGGGCTGGCCGCCCGTCTCGCCTACCTCCAGCTCATCGAAGGGCCTCGCAATCGCCAGCTCGCTGACAACAACCGCATTCGCCTGATTCCCAAGCAGCCCGAGCGCGGCCGCATCCTCGATCGCAACGGCAAAGAACTCGCAGGCAGTCGCCTCTCCTACTCTGTCTTCCTATGGCCGATCGCCCTCAACGAAAAAAATCGGTCCCAGACCCTCAAGCGGCTGTCCACCATCATCAAAGTTCCCGAGGCCGAAATCCAGAAGCGCCTTGACCAGGCAGGCTACAACTCTCCCTTCTTGGTGCGCGTTGCCCGAGGCATCAGCCCCGCCCAGGTAACCGCCATCGAAGAGTTTAGCCATGAGCTAGCAGGCGTTGAGGTCGACGCAGAAGCCGTCCGCTACTACCCCAACGGCGATCTGGCCGCTCACGTCTTGGGCTACACCGGCGAGATGAGCGACGAGGAGCTCGATCGCCGCCGCGACGAAGGCTATCGCCTAGGGGACGTGATTGGTCAGATGGGCGTTGAGGCAGCCTTTGAGGACCGGCTGCGGGGAGAATGGGGCGGTCAGCAGGTGGAGGTCGACGGCACCGGCCAAGTGGTGCGGATCTTGGGCGAAAAACCCACCCGGGCTGGCGGCGACGTGCGTCTGACCCTGGATGTGGACTTGCAAAAGGCCGCTGAGGCTGCCCTAGGGGATACCCAAGGGGCGATCGTGGCCATTGATCCCAACAATGGGGCCGTGTTGGCAATGGTCAGCCGCCCTACCTACGATCCGAACCTGTTCTCAACGCGCATTTCCGAGGAGCAGTGGCAGCGTCTCCAAAGCGAGGACACGCCCTTTGTCAACCGCGCGCTGCAGGGCTTTCCGCCAGCCAGCACCTTCAAGATCGTCACGACGGCGGCGGCGATCGAGTCTGGCAAGTATTCTGCCGACACCGTGCTGCCGACCTATCCCTACATCCAGGCAGGCGGCATTCAGTTTTGGGACTGGAACCGGGCAGGCTTTGGCCCCCAAGGCTTTGCAGGCGCCCTGAAGTGGAGCAGCGACACGTTCTTCTACCAGATCGCCATGGGCATCCAAGGCCCCACGCTGATCGAGTGGACCCGGCGCTTTGGCTTTGGGCGCAAAACGGGCATCGAGCTGTCCAATGAGGAGGCAGCGGGTCTGGTGCCTGACGATGCCTGGAAGCGCAAAGAGCTCAATGAAGGCTGGTTCTTGGGCGACTCGATCAACATGTCGATCGGTCAAGGCTTCTTGCAGTCGACGCCGCTGCAAGTAGCGGTCATGTTCGCCGTTCCAGCCAACGGCGGCTACCTCGTCAAACCCCATGTTCTCAAAGACAATGAGGCCTCGCGGAACTGGCGTCAGTCCCTGGATCTGGAGCCTGAAACCCTAGACGTGATTCGCCAAGGCCTGCGGGATGTTGTGGACGGAGGCACCGGGGAAGCCCTCAACGTTTCCAATCTGCCACTGGTGGCGGGCAAGTCCGGCACGGCTGAAGACCCGCCCAGACCGTCTCACACCTGGTTTGGAGCCTACGCACCGCTGGACAAACCTGAGATCGTGGTAGTGGCGTTTGGGGAAAACTCGGGCAGCGGCGGGGGCGCCTTTGCGGCTCCCAAGGTGCGCCAAGTTCTGGAAGCCTATTTCAACAATCCGAAGCGTCGCCAACAAGGACAATAG